One window of the Dreissena polymorpha isolate Duluth1 chromosome 5, UMN_Dpol_1.0, whole genome shotgun sequence genome contains the following:
- the LOC127832349 gene encoding high mobility group protein B3-like, with amino-acid sequence MGRPKVDGRPGGKKAKDPNKPKRSTSAYFYYLAFCREEAKKAGKSISKIAEFTKECSEKWRNLDAKGKKRFDEQAANDKARYDKEMSSYTGGKSSKTKDPNQPKKPMTGYFLFLADFREKHRGKDIPNKELLKLAGEEWREMDDSQKMPYEKKSQEEQKKYEVAMANFRKGGASANGGGDDDEDEEDLEDEEDDDDDE; translated from the exons ATGG GTCGCCCTAAAGTTGATGGAAGGCCAGGAGGAAAGAAGGCCAAGGACCCAAACAAGCCAAAGAGGTCCACATCTGCATATTTCTATTACCTGGCATTCTGTCGGGAGGAGGCAAAGAAAGCCGGAAAATCCATTTCAAAG ATTGCAGAATTCACCAAAGAGTGCTCTGAGAAATGGAGGAATCTTGATGCCAAGGGAAAGAAACGCTTTGATGAGCAGGCTGCCAACGACAAGGCCAGATATGACAAAGAG ATGTCAAGTTACACTGGTGGAAAAAGTTCCAAGACCAAGGACCCCAACCAGCCAAAGAAGCCAATGACTGGCTACTTCCTGTTCCTTGCAGACTTCAGAGAAAAGCACCGTGGAAAGGACATCCCTAACAAGGAATTATTAAAACTCG CTGGGGAAGAGTGGCGTGAGATGGATGACTCCCAGAAAATGCCATATGAGAAGAAGAGCCAAGAAGAACAAAAGAAGTATGAGGTTGCAATGGCCAATTTCCGGAAG GGTGGAGCATCAGcaaatggtggtggtgatgacgaTGAGGATGAAGAAGACTTGGAAGATGAAgaggatgatgacgatgatgaataA